In Runella sp. SP2, the genomic window CGAATGAACCACCTCATTGAAGGGCTTCTGACCTATTCACGGGCATCGCGCCAAATGGAATCGCTGCAAACGGTTTCACTACAAGAGGTTATCAAACAAGTACTTGAAGACCTCGAACTGAAAGTCCAAGAAAAACAAGCTACCATCACAGTTGGCAACTTACCAGCGGTGGACGCCCAACCCGTTCAGATGCGTCAGCTATTTCAAAATCTCATCGACAACGCCCTGAAATTCAGCAAAAAAGACAGCAAACCCAGCATTGAAATCTCGGCAGTTGCGGTCAGTAAAAATGACATAAAGTACAATCCGCAGCTTAATTCTGAGCTTCATTACTATAAATTTTCGGTCAAAGACAACGGCATTGGCTTTGCTCCCGAATACAATCAACGCATTTTTGGGATTTTCCAACGACTTCATGGACGCTCTGAGTACGAAGGAACGGGCTTAGGATTGGCCATTTGTCGAAAAATTGTGGAAACCCACCAAGGGTATATCGAAGCCGAAGGCCAAGAAGAGCAAGGAGCCGAATTCGTCTTTTACTTGCCTGTCAAATAACTACCTCGCTTTAACCTATGTTTAACCTGTAACACCAACCACTTTGGAAGCACAAGACACCCACTACAGCAAAAATCGAGCATTAATTTTGGTCGCTGAAGATGATGAAGATGATCAACTGTTCACCAAAGAAGCCTTTGAAGAAGCCCGTTCATATATTGATATTCGCTTTGTAAACGACGGTCTGGAGCTACTTGATTACCTCAAAAAACGCAACAAATACGCCGAACCCGCCGATGCGCCACGGCCTTCGCTTATTTTGCTTGACCTCAATATGCCCAAAATGGATGGTCGCGAAGCCCTCAAGGAAATTAAGTCGGACGAAACGCTACGTTCTATACCAATCGTTGCCCTCACTACGTCCAAAGCTGAACAGGACGTCCTAAAAACGTACCAATTGGGCGTAAATAGTTTTATTACCAAACCCGTCACATTCACCGAATTTACCGAAATAGCCCGA contains:
- a CDS encoding response regulator; this translates as MEAQDTHYSKNRALILVAEDDEDDQLFTKEAFEEARSYIDIRFVNDGLELLDYLKKRNKYAEPADAPRPSLILLDLNMPKMDGREALKEIKSDETLRSIPIVALTTSKAEQDVLKTYQLGVNSFITKPVTFTEFTEIARTLGHYWLDIVQLPQNRK